One Oryza glaberrima chromosome 10, OglaRS2, whole genome shotgun sequence DNA segment encodes these proteins:
- the LOC127753251 gene encoding uncharacterized protein LOC127753251, producing MGFNFNPVNDSDWLIRAAMLLSFTLQVILVFVAPTRKRSCHPLPHLAVWSSYLVAGWVAVVGLGLLLYSLSISGSNNGSSSIFAFWTPFLLLHLGGPDTITAYSLDDNELWLRHLAGMLFVVFVALVVFFSSVTSNPMVTATVLVFVAGVIKYGERIYSLYSGSVRGFRDKMLGEPNPVPNYAKLMTEFESKKNAGLMVEIIVVDGEHKEVLEQAEVMKNGRKSVETMAYELFAMFRVLFVNLVLSYKERRISQAYFLDRGDVMTAAAAFEVVEVELGFLYDMAYTKAAVSSTRRGCLLRFVATACLVVAVVLFVLMDKAGVRHVDRGVTYVLLLGGVAIDVAGYLMLLSSDWTLAFLDGKPKLAWLARVARAVRLPTRRWSERITKMNLIRYSLGKPEEDAGRRCWCCRWTTIPRVVRCLAWVADMVGVREILDDFFFIRHEPVSCRKIKDSNKGKKSIDVLNYVFDGLRKTANEVRYSGGKEMKEVCDYRGGEGIINELVGDIQLMELNVNDVVRDSVRREFDESLLLWSVATDLCSHRRRDIEVPRNGDIQGLMSISETLSEYMLYLLARRPEMLPAATATAAGIGLLRYRDTRAEARRIFRSAAAWDPTHHDAQRMLLEVNTSKKPAVVKGDESKSVLFDACILAKALLQLGDDTMWRVVAGVWREMLVHAAGRCHGSTHVRQLSRGGELITMVWFLMAHMGIGDMYRTQVGDANAKLVVLDQ from the coding sequence ATGGGTTTCAATTTCAATCCGGTGAACGACAGCGACTGGTTGATCAGGGCGGCGATGCTGCTGAGCTTCACCCTGCAGGTGATCCTCGTCTTCGTCGCGCCCACGCGCAAGCGCTCCTGCCACCCGCTGCCCCACCTCGCCGTCTGGTCCAGCTACCTCGTCGCCGGCtgggtcgccgtcgtcggcctcggcctcctcctctacaGCCTCAGCATCAGCGGCAGTAACAATGggtcctcctccatcttcgccTTCTGGACGCCATTCCTGCTGCTCCACCTCGGCGGCCCCGACACCATCACGGCCTACTCGCTCGACGACAACGAGCTCTGGCTGCGCCACCTCGCCGGCATGCTGTTCGTGGTCTTCGTCGCATTGGTCGTCTTCTTCAGCTCCGTCACGAGCAACCCCATGGTCACGGCCACCGTCCTCgtcttcgtcgccggcgtcaTCAAGTACGGCGAGAGAATCTACTCGCTCTACTCCGGAAGCGTGAGAGGTTTCCGCGACAAGATGCTCGGCGAGCCTAATCCTGTCCCCAACTATGCCAAACTCATGACGGAGTTCGAGTCCAAGAAGAACGCCGGCCTGATGGTCGAGAtcatcgtcgtcgacggcgagcacAAGGAGGTGCTGGAGCAGGCGGAGGTGATGAAGAACGGCAGGAAGAGCGTGGAGACGATGGCGTACGAGCTCTTCGCCATGTTCCGGGTGCTCTTCGTCAACCTCGTCCTCAGCTACAAGGAGCGGAGGATCAGCCAGGCCTACTTCCTCGACCGCGGCGACGTGAtgacggccgccgcggcgttcgAGGTGGTCGAGGTGGAGCTCGGCTTCCTCTACGACATGGCGTACACCAAGGCGGCCGTGTCGAGCACCAGGAGAGGCTGCCTCCTCCGCTTCGTCGCCACGGCgtgcctcgtcgtcgccgtcgtcctcttcgTGCTCATGGACAAGGCCGGCGTCCGCCACGTCGACCGCGGTGTCACCTACGTGCTGCTGCTTGGTGGGGTGGCGATCGACGTGGCCGGGTACCTCATGCTCCTCTCCTCCGACTGGACGCTGGCATTCCTCGACGGCAAGCCGAAGCTAGCTTGGCTTGCACGGGTGGCCAGGGCCGTGCGGCTGCCGACGAGGCGGTGGTCGGAGCGGATCACGAAGATGAACCTCATCAGGTATAGCCTAGGCAAGCCCGAGGAGGACGCCGGCCGCCGGTGCTGGTGCTGCAGGTGGACGACGATCCCGCGCGTCGTGCGCTGCCTCGCCTGGGTAGCCGACATGGTGGGCGTGAGGGAGATCTTGGACGACTTCTTCTTCATCCGGCACGAGCCGGTGAGCTGCAGGAAGATCAAGGATTCCAACAAGGGGAAGAAGTCCATCGACGTCCTCAACTACGTGTTCGATGGGCTCAGGAAGACGGCCAACGAAGTAAGGTACTCCGGCGGCAAGGAGATGAAGGAGGTCTGCGActaccgcggcggcgaggggataATCAATGAGCTCGTCGGCGACATCCAGCTGATGGAGCTCAACGTGAACGACGTCGTGCGCGACAGCGTGAGGAGGGAGTTCGACGAGTCCCTGCTGCTGTGGAGCGTCGCCACGGACCTGTGCTCGCACCGTCGCCGCGACATAGAAGTGCCACGGAACGGTGACATCCAGGGCTTGATGTCCATCAGCGAGACCCTGTCGGAGTACATGCTGTACCTCCTCGCCAGGCGGCCGGAGATGCTGCccgcagcgacggcgacggccgccggcATCGGGCTGCTCCGGTACCGCGACACGCGCGCCGAGGCACGCCGCATCttccggtcggcggcggcgtgggaccCCACCCACCACGACGCCCAGCGGATGCTGCTCGAGGTGAACACGTCCAAGAAGCCGGCGGTTGTGAAGGGCGACGAGAGCAAGTCGGTGCTGTTCGACGCCTGCATCCTGGCCAAGGCGCTGCTGCAGCTGGGGGACGACACCATGTGGAGGGTGGTGGCCGGAGTGTGGAGGGAGATGCTCGTCCACGCGGCTGGCAGGTGCCATGGGAGCACGCACGTTCGGCAGctcagccgcggcggcgagctcatAACCATGGTCTGGTTCCTCATGGCGCACATGGGGATCGGCGACATGTACAGGACCCAGGTGGGGGACGCCAACGCTAAGCTCGTCGTCCTTGACCAGTAG